In Lysinibacillus sp. 2017, the DNA window ATTCTATAAAGGAAATCGAGAAAAATATACCTTCAGATAAAAATAACGCATAATGAATAGCCATTCACCTATAGTTGTTTATACCCAAAGTATTTTCGATTACAGTAAATTAAATCCTAATTATACCTTTTTTTAGCACTTTTAAATCAACATTTATTTTTTTGATTTTTCTAACTTTAAAGTTTTTTCTTTTATTGCTATAATATTTTTATAATGCTTAATGAAAGAAGAAGGTGATTGTTTTGACAGAAGATTTATACTCACAAAGAGAGGCTATGTTATTTAGCCAACGTGTTGCACAACTATCCAAAGCACTTTGGAAAGCTATTGAAAAAGATTGGCAAACTTGGATTAAGCCGTTTGATTTAAACATTAATGAACACCACATTTTATGGATTTCGTATCATTTAAAGGGCGCCTCGATTTCTGATGTAGCTAAATTTGGTGTCATGCATGTATCAACAGCCTTCAATTTTTCAAAAAAGTTAGAAGAGCGTGGATTACTAACTTTCTCAAAACGTGATGAGGACAAGCGTAATACATATGTAGAGCTTACAAATGCAGGCTCTGATTTAATCTTACGCATGTACGAACACTATCATGATACTGAACATACAATTTTACAGGGCTCATTACCATTAAAAGAATTATATGGTCGCTTCCCTGAATTTTTAGATGTGATGGCTGTTATTCGAAATATTTATGGTGATGATTTCATCGAAATTTTTGAACGTTCATTCCAAAACTTCAAAGAAACAATTGATGAAGCTGGTAAACCATCATCAACGCCAACACCATAATTCAAAATTTACGAAGGAGTGTGCCTCGCAAAATGTTTTGCGCAAGCTCACTTCTTTTTATTTTATCAAAAATCATTTATAGTATTTTTTATAGGTTTAACTTTTATCACAGAATGGAAAAAACATAGTAATAGAAGTCCGATAAAGCTGATATAATTTAAGCTTATTTTTTATTTAGGAGGATGTTTGTGCACTGCTGGAAAACAATTAATATTGAACGCGAATACGGTACGACACGTCTTTTTTTATTAGCAACAATTATTTTCGTATTAGTATTTTGTTTTTCATATATTACATTTAGCTTTCAATTTACGGGGAGACATATTGACCGTTATTTATGGTTGCTTCTTTTAGTCATTCCTTTTGTGTATCCATTACACAAAGCATTACATTATATTGCATTGTTAAAACATCGAAAATCACTTGTTTTTCGTTTTAAAATTCAATATCTTTTTGTACCAATCGTCCATATGCGTCTTCAACATAGCATCCCGAAACAAACCTATATGATTGCTTTA includes these proteins:
- a CDS encoding HTH-type transcriptional regulator Hpr — encoded protein: MVLTEDLYSQREAMLFSQRVAQLSKALWKAIEKDWQTWIKPFDLNINEHHILWISYHLKGASISDVAKFGVMHVSTAFNFSKKLEERGLLTFSKRDEDKRNTYVELTNAGSDLILRMYEHYHDTEHTILQGSLPLKELYGRFPEFLDVMAVIRNIYGDDFIEIFERSFQNFKETIDEAGKPSSTPTP
- a CDS encoding DUF3267 domain-containing protein, producing the protein MFVHCWKTINIEREYGTTRLFLLATIIFVLVFCFSYITFSFQFTGRHIDRYLWLLLLVIPFVYPLHKALHYIALLKHRKSLVFRFKIQYLFVPIVHMRLQHSIPKQTYMIALVTPFFVMNSLIIWGGFNFPVYAHYFSALLALHCSICLMDFLYVKNLMSAPNNAIIEETPRGYEILVPLDI